CAGCTTCGGCGGGCGTTTCAAAACTGGGCTTTGGCACAACGGCAAGTTCACCTGGCTGGAGTCAATTCCCAAGAGGATAGAGATGGAGGGCCTCACCGCGAGGATGAGGCTGTGGTGGGACGGGCTAGAGGTGGAGTTTTTCGACTTCGTCGACTTTAATCTCGATGTGTACATAAGGAGGGTAAGCATCAAGGGCGAGGGCTACGTGAGGGTTATCTTCTACCACGATTTTAGAATAATGGAGGCCCCCCAGGCGAACACCGCCTTCTACCACCCCGAGGCAGACGCCGTGGTGCACTACAAAGACCGGTTCTGGTTCCTAGCGGGGGCCAGCCACCCCATATACGAGTACAACGTGGGAAGGAGGGACTTCGGCACCGTGCTGAGAGACTGCGAAGACGGGACTCTGGAAAAGACGCCCATAGCACAGGGCTCGGTGGACTCGGCAATTTCCATAGCCTACCCCAACTTCTACTACTGGATAGCCGCCGGCCAGAGCCTAAGCGACGTCTTGAAAATACACAAAGCAGTCAAGGCCAACCCAACCTACTACGAGAAGAGAAGCGTTGGGTATTGGAAAGCGGTGACGACGCCGTATGACGATAGGCTGGAGGCCCAGTCTATAGCAGTGTTGCTGGGACACATCAGCGAAAACGGGGGCGTCGTCGCCTCCCTCGACTCCGACATCTTGAAATTTAACCTAGATACCTACGCCTACGTGTGGCCCCGCGACGCGTCTATAGTAGCCATGGCTCTTGACGAATACGGCTTCCACGCCGTGACGAGGAGAAGTTTTGAATTTATGCTCAGGCATGTGGGGCCCGAGGGCTACCTCTTCCAGAAGTACAACGTAGACGGGACGTGGGGCTCCACTTGGCACCCGTGGACGGCGGCGGGTAAAAACTCTCTAAATATACAGGAGGACGAGACAGCTATATTTATTTACGCCCTGTGGAGACATATCGAGAAGGTAAAAGACTTCGACCTCTTGAAAAAGGCGTACCCAGCTATCAAAGCCGCCGCCGACTTCATGGCTAATTTCCGAGACAGAGAGCTGGGGCTACCTCTCCAGAGTTTTGACCTCTGGGAGGAGAGACTTGGGGTCCACCTCTACACCACGGCCGCGGTATACGCCGCGCTGAAGGCCGCCGGTAAGCTGGCTATGATGCTCGGCGAGGAGGAGGACGCCTCCACCTGGCTAGCCGCGGCGCACACAGTAAAAGAAGCCGTCTCTAGGTACATGTTCGACGAGAAGCTGGGGAGGTTTGTCAGAAGCATCAAAATTGAGGATGGCAAGGTGGTGGAGGTGGACAGGGTAGTGGACGCCAGTATGATAGGCGTGGCTCTCTTCGAGATGTTCGAGCCCAGCGACCCCCGCGTGGTGAATACAGTAAAGACAATTGAGGAGAGGCTCTGGGTGCCGAAGGTAGGAGGCCTGGCGAGGTACGAGGGCGACATCTACCAGAGAGTGCCGGGGGACTACAGCCAAATTCCGGGAAACCCCTGGATAATAACAACGCTGTGGCTAGCTGAGTACTACGCAATGCTTGGAAACATAGCGAAGGCCACCTCGTTAGTCAAGTGGGTGGAGGCCGTATCGCCGCCCAACTACCTACTGCCAGAACAACTAAACCCCTTCGACGGTAGCCCGGTGTCCGTCCAGCCCCTTGCGTGGA
The sequence above is drawn from the Pyrobaculum ferrireducens genome and encodes:
- a CDS encoding glycoside hydrolase family 15 protein; translation: MRSALLSNGRLAVLLDGSFYIADLYYPHVGRYNHSFGGRFKTGLWHNGKFTWLESIPKRIEMEGLTARMRLWWDGLEVEFFDFVDFNLDVYIRRVSIKGEGYVRVIFYHDFRIMEAPQANTAFYHPEADAVVHYKDRFWFLAGASHPIYEYNVGRRDFGTVLRDCEDGTLEKTPIAQGSVDSAISIAYPNFYYWIAAGQSLSDVLKIHKAVKANPTYYEKRSVGYWKAVTTPYDDRLEAQSIAVLLGHISENGGVVASLDSDILKFNLDTYAYVWPRDASIVAMALDEYGFHAVTRRSFEFMLRHVGPEGYLFQKYNVDGTWGSTWHPWTAAGKNSLNIQEDETAIFIYALWRHIEKVKDFDLLKKAYPAIKAAADFMANFRDRELGLPLQSFDLWEERLGVHLYTTAAVYAALKAAGKLAMMLGEEEDASTWLAAAHTVKEAVSRYMFDEKLGRFVRSIKIEDGKVVEVDRVVDASMIGVALFEMFEPSDPRVVNTVKTIEERLWVPKVGGLARYEGDIYQRVPGDYSQIPGNPWIITTLWLAEYYAMLGNIAKATSLVKWVEAVSPPNYLLPEQLNPFDGSPVSVQPLAWSHAEYLLAKSLLKKAEARKQ